A genomic segment from Streptomyces antibioticus encodes:
- a CDS encoding DeoR/GlpR family DNA-binding transcription regulator gives MYAPERQQEILRLAREGGRVDVLSLAEEFQVTAETIRRDLKALDRAGLVRRVHGGAIPAGRLDFEPDLAEREGTSTDEKDRIAKAALTELPAEGTLILDAGTTVARLAAALPLEAELTVVTHSLPIAARLADHPGMQLHLIGGRVRHRTRAAVDAWALRAYGEIRADVLFLAANGFSVEHGLTTPDLAEAAVKRAAVAAARRVVLLADSAKHGQEHFARFGDLADVDLLITDSGLSPEDAAAIERGGTEVVRA, from the coding sequence ATGTACGCACCGGAGCGGCAGCAGGAGATCCTGCGGCTCGCCCGTGAGGGCGGCCGGGTGGACGTCCTGTCGCTGGCCGAGGAGTTCCAGGTCACGGCGGAGACGATCCGCCGCGACCTGAAGGCCCTCGACCGGGCCGGTCTGGTGCGCAGGGTCCACGGCGGAGCCATACCGGCCGGCCGTCTCGACTTCGAGCCCGACCTCGCCGAACGCGAGGGCACCTCCACCGACGAGAAGGACCGCATCGCCAAGGCGGCCCTCACGGAACTGCCCGCCGAGGGCACACTGATCCTCGACGCCGGTACGACGGTCGCCCGGCTGGCCGCGGCCCTCCCGCTGGAGGCCGAGCTGACCGTCGTCACGCACAGCCTGCCCATCGCGGCCCGGCTGGCCGACCACCCGGGCATGCAGCTCCATCTCATCGGGGGGCGCGTCCGCCACCGTACGCGCGCCGCCGTGGACGCCTGGGCGCTGCGCGCGTACGGCGAGATCCGCGCCGACGTGCTGTTCCTCGCCGCCAACGGCTTCTCCGTCGAGCACGGCCTGACCACCCCGGACCTCGCCGAGGCCGCGGTGAAGCGGGCGGCCGTCGCCGCCGCACGCCGCGTGGTGCTGCTCGCCGACTCCGCCAAGCACGGGCAGGAGCACTTCGCCCGCTTCGGGGACCTGGCCGACGTGGACCTCCTGATCACCGACAGCGGGCTGAGCCCCGAGGACGCGGCCGCGATCGAACGCGGCGGCACGGAAGTAGTACGAGCATGA
- a CDS encoding MFS transporter: MTSTETPSDLGAGTAPDRRRWFALAIVMTAAFMDLVDVTIVNIAIPSIKAEAGASESQIQWITAGYALAFAAGLITGGRLGDIHGRKRLFLLGIGGFTLASALCGFAANPEMLVASRILQGGMAALMVPQVLSIVHATFPAHERGKVFGLFGAIVGLGAVSGPLLGALLTEWNLFGLEWRPIFLINLPVGIAGLILGSRFITESKAPKALKLDLVGVALVTLGMLMLIYPLTRGRELGWPLWGHLMMVGSLVVFGALVAYERSKGARDGSPLIELSLFRVKSFAAGIAVQTVFGIGLGIFFLVWTLYMQIGLGWSPLRAGLTGVPFSIAVSTAAGLSVQKLVPRFGRKVLQAGALTMAVGVLLYIWESDHYGLGIASWQMALPLIVMGVGMGLIVAPLTDAVLSEVPREHAGSASGLINTVQQMGNALGLGLVSVVFFGEIGDRLARSEVGPAFANAFEHALGWVAAVMAAIFLLMFALPKRPAQHLEGGGDDASGAAPAKEREGALAG; this comes from the coding sequence ATGACCTCCACCGAAACCCCTTCGGACCTCGGCGCCGGCACCGCGCCGGACCGTCGCCGCTGGTTCGCCCTGGCGATCGTGATGACCGCGGCCTTCATGGACCTCGTCGACGTCACGATCGTCAACATCGCGATCCCGTCCATCAAGGCGGAGGCCGGCGCCTCCGAGAGCCAGATCCAGTGGATAACCGCCGGTTACGCGCTCGCCTTCGCCGCGGGCCTGATCACCGGCGGCCGCCTCGGCGACATCCACGGCCGCAAGCGGCTGTTCCTGCTCGGCATCGGCGGCTTCACCCTGGCCTCCGCGCTCTGCGGCTTCGCGGCCAACCCCGAGATGCTGGTCGCCTCCCGCATCCTCCAGGGCGGTATGGCCGCGCTGATGGTGCCGCAGGTGCTGTCGATCGTGCACGCCACGTTCCCGGCGCACGAACGCGGCAAGGTCTTCGGGCTGTTCGGCGCGATCGTCGGTCTCGGGGCGGTCTCCGGTCCGCTGCTCGGCGCGCTGCTGACGGAGTGGAACCTGTTCGGGCTGGAATGGCGGCCGATCTTCCTCATCAACCTGCCCGTCGGCATCGCGGGTCTGATCCTCGGCAGCCGCTTCATCACCGAGTCCAAGGCGCCGAAGGCGCTCAAGCTCGACCTCGTCGGCGTCGCGCTCGTGACGCTCGGCATGCTGATGCTGATCTACCCGCTCACCCGGGGCCGTGAGCTGGGCTGGCCGCTGTGGGGGCATCTGATGATGGTCGGCTCGCTGGTGGTGTTCGGGGCGCTCGTCGCGTACGAGCGGAGCAAGGGCGCGCGGGACGGCTCGCCGCTGATCGAGCTCTCCCTCTTCCGGGTGAAGAGCTTCGCCGCGGGCATCGCCGTGCAGACCGTGTTCGGGATCGGCCTCGGCATCTTCTTCCTGGTGTGGACGCTGTACATGCAGATCGGCCTGGGCTGGAGCCCGCTGCGCGCCGGTCTGACCGGGGTGCCGTTCTCGATCGCCGTCTCCACGGCCGCCGGTCTGTCCGTGCAGAAGCTGGTGCCGCGGTTCGGCCGCAAGGTGCTCCAGGCGGGCGCGCTGACCATGGCCGTCGGTGTCCTGCTCTACATCTGGGAGTCCGACCACTACGGCCTCGGCATCGCCTCCTGGCAGATGGCGCTGCCCCTCATCGTGATGGGCGTCGGCATGGGCCTGATCGTGGCGCCGCTGACGGACGCGGTGCTGTCGGAGGTGCCGCGCGAGCACGCCGGTTCGGCGTCCGGCCTGATCAACACCGTGCAGCAGATGGGCAACGCGCTCGGTCTCGGCCTGGTGTCCGTCGTCTTCTTCGGTGAGATCGGCGACCGGCTGGCCCGCTCCGAGGTGGGCCCCGCCTTCGCCAACGCCTTCGAGCACGCCCTCGGGTGGGTGGCCGCGGTGATGGCGGCGATCTTCCTGCTGATGTTCGCCCTGCCGAAGCGGCCGGCGCAGCATCTGGAGGGAGGCGGGGACGACGCCTCCGGGGCCGCCCCCGCCAAGGAGCGGGAGGGCGCGCTCGCCGGCTGA
- a CDS encoding helix-turn-helix transcriptional regulator: MTTDTPARLLQLLSLLQTPREWPGGELADRLRVSRRTVRRDIDRLRELGYPVQATKGSDGGYRLVAGKAMPPLVLDDEEAVAIAVGLRAGAGHALEGVDEASVRALAKLEQVLPARLRHRVSTLQAATTPLTSGDGASIAPETLTVIASTVAGQERLRFGYRAKDGIESRRLTEPYRLVSTGRRWYLVAYDLDRGDWRTFRVDRVSDPFATGARFTPRELPTGSAAEYLRRSIHRRLDSNEYTYDVTFAAPAEWVAARLPAWLGRPEDIGDDDGGGGDSGGDGGGSCRLRASTSDPLEWVAMRLALLGCEFTVREPVALTECVRELGGRLARAGAPDLQG, from the coding sequence ATGACGACGGACACCCCGGCCCGGCTGCTCCAGCTCCTCTCCCTCCTCCAGACACCCCGTGAATGGCCCGGCGGCGAACTGGCCGACCGGCTGCGCGTCTCCCGCCGCACGGTCCGGCGGGACATCGACCGGCTGCGCGAACTCGGCTATCCCGTCCAGGCGACCAAGGGCTCGGACGGCGGATACCGGCTGGTCGCGGGCAAGGCGATGCCTCCCCTGGTGCTCGACGACGAGGAGGCGGTGGCGATCGCGGTCGGCCTGCGCGCGGGCGCCGGGCACGCGCTGGAGGGCGTGGACGAGGCGTCCGTGCGCGCGCTGGCCAAGCTGGAGCAGGTCCTGCCGGCCCGGCTGCGCCACCGCGTCTCCACCCTCCAGGCCGCGACGACCCCTCTGACCAGCGGCGACGGCGCGAGCATCGCCCCCGAGACCCTGACCGTCATCGCCTCGACGGTGGCCGGACAGGAGCGGCTCCGGTTCGGCTACCGCGCCAAGGACGGCATCGAGTCCCGCCGCCTCACCGAGCCGTACCGGCTGGTGTCGACCGGCCGCCGCTGGTACCTCGTGGCCTACGACCTCGATCGCGGCGACTGGCGCACGTTCCGCGTGGACCGCGTGAGCGACCCGTTCGCCACCGGCGCCCGCTTCACCCCGCGCGAGCTGCCCACCGGCAGCGCCGCCGAGTATCTGCGGCGGTCCATCCACCGGCGCCTGGACTCGAACGAGTACACGTACGACGTCACCTTCGCGGCACCGGCGGAGTGGGTCGCCGCCCGGCTCCCGGCGTGGCTGGGGCGCCCCGAGGACATCGGTGACGACGACGGAGGCGGAGGCGACAGCGGAGGCGACGGCGGCGGCTCCTGTCGGCTGCGCGCCTCGACCAGTGATCCCCTGGAGTGGGTGGCGATGCGACTGGCCCTGCTGGGCTGCGAGTTCACGGTCCGGGAGCCGGTGGCGCTGACGGAGTGCGTACGGGAGTTGGGCGGGAGGTTGGCTCGGGCGGGGGCGCCGGATCTCCAGGGCTAA
- a CDS encoding TetR family transcriptional regulator encodes MEIARAAAGLFVNRGLRATRAEDIAQAAGIAPRTFYRYFATKEEAVAPLYAAGADRWAEAVREAPPGLPVPEALEHAVRHTLVPGRVVSASSWEWVRTLIRLAGTSPALGKVWAEVCHTSEATLAEVLVGRAEHVEQAEEAEEAEEGEEGVAVGPHQLFAAAVVSAAVRVAVESWAATDLPPSGAQGPAERALRNLRALRGFAWAEGDTGADRDAGRDAS; translated from the coding sequence ATGGAGATCGCCCGGGCAGCGGCCGGCCTGTTCGTCAACCGCGGCCTCAGGGCCACCCGGGCCGAGGACATCGCGCAGGCCGCGGGTATCGCCCCGCGCACCTTCTACCGGTACTTCGCGACCAAGGAGGAGGCCGTCGCCCCGCTCTACGCGGCGGGCGCCGACCGCTGGGCGGAAGCGGTCCGCGAGGCCCCGCCGGGCCTCCCCGTGCCGGAAGCCCTGGAGCATGCCGTACGGCACACCCTGGTCCCCGGCCGGGTGGTGTCGGCGTCGTCCTGGGAATGGGTGCGCACCTTGATCCGGTTGGCCGGAACCAGCCCCGCCCTCGGCAAGGTGTGGGCGGAGGTCTGCCACACCTCGGAGGCCACGCTGGCAGAGGTGTTGGTGGGCAGGGCGGAACACGTCGAGCAGGCTGAGGAAGCCGAAGAGGCCGAAGAGGGTGAGGAGGGTGTGGCCGTGGGGCCGCATCAGCTCTTTGCCGCGGCCGTCGTCAGCGCCGCCGTCCGCGTCGCCGTGGAGAGCTGGGCCGCCACCGATCTCCCGCCCAGCGGAGCGCAGGGCCCGGCGGAACGGGCACTGCGCAACCTGCGGGCGCTGCGGGGGTTCGCGTGGGCCGAGGGGGACACCGGCGCTGACAGAGACGCTGGCAGAGACGCCTCTTAG
- a CDS encoding sigma-70 family RNA polymerase sigma factor: MATRAVARRKSATGETADAASSVRVHGGEIADRDLVGMYLDEIARTPLLDAAKEVELSQIIEAGVFARQVLDGFEESKADATREELEALVAAGERAKDVFIRSNLRLVVAVARRYPRSGLPLLDLIQEGNAGLVRAVEKFDYRKGFKFSTYATWWIRQAITRSIADQSRTIRLPVHLVEELGRIRRVQREFNREHGRDPEPAEIATELGSTPERVVDVLDWARDPVSLNMSVDDEGETQFGDLLEDTSAVSPEQSVLTLLRSEELDGLIERLDPRTASIIKMRYGIDDGRERTLTEVGKEHGLTRERIRQIEKHALLELKKLARDTGFEAAA; the protein is encoded by the coding sequence ATGGCAACCCGTGCCGTCGCCCGTCGTAAGTCCGCCACCGGCGAGACGGCCGACGCGGCAAGCAGTGTTCGCGTCCACGGCGGCGAAATCGCCGACCGCGATCTGGTCGGCATGTATCTCGACGAGATCGCGCGCACACCGCTGCTCGACGCCGCCAAGGAGGTCGAGCTGTCCCAGATCATCGAGGCGGGTGTGTTCGCGCGGCAGGTTCTCGACGGATTCGAGGAGTCCAAGGCCGACGCGACCCGTGAGGAGCTGGAGGCCCTGGTGGCCGCCGGTGAGCGCGCCAAGGACGTCTTCATCCGCTCCAACCTCCGTCTGGTCGTCGCGGTCGCCCGCCGATACCCCCGCAGCGGTCTGCCCCTGCTGGACCTGATCCAGGAGGGCAACGCCGGCCTGGTGCGCGCGGTCGAGAAGTTCGACTACCGCAAGGGCTTCAAGTTCTCGACGTACGCCACCTGGTGGATCCGCCAGGCGATCACGCGCTCGATAGCGGACCAGTCGCGCACCATCCGGCTGCCCGTCCACCTCGTGGAGGAGCTGGGCCGTATCCGCCGGGTCCAGCGGGAGTTCAACCGCGAGCACGGCCGCGACCCGGAGCCCGCGGAGATCGCCACCGAGCTGGGCTCCACGCCCGAGCGCGTCGTCGACGTCCTCGACTGGGCCCGTGACCCGGTCTCGCTCAACATGTCGGTCGACGACGAGGGCGAGACGCAGTTCGGCGACCTGCTGGAGGACACGTCCGCGGTCTCGCCCGAGCAGTCCGTCCTCACGCTGCTGCGCAGCGAGGAACTCGACGGCCTGATCGAGCGCCTCGACCCCCGCACCGCGTCCATCATCAAGATGCGGTACGGCATCGACGACGGCCGCGAGCGCACGCTCACCGAGGTCGGCAAGGAGCACGGACTGACCCGTGAGCGGATCCGGCAGATCGAGAAGCACGCGCTGCTGGAGCTGAAGAAGCTCGCGCGGGACACCGGCTTCGAGGCGGCGGCGTAG
- a CDS encoding GNAT family N-acetyltransferase, with product MSSERTEVQVRPGVEADLDALTSLYNHYVRETPITFDTAVLTPEERRPWLLSHPEDGPYRLLVAVCADSQEILGYATSSPYRPKAAYSTSVEVSVYLRPDAGGRGVGTLLYKALFAALAGEDLHRAYAGVAQPNEASVRLHERFGFRYVGTYREVGRKFGRYWDVAWYEKEL from the coding sequence ATGTCGTCGGAACGTACAGAGGTGCAGGTCAGGCCGGGAGTCGAGGCGGACCTCGATGCCCTCACGTCCCTCTACAACCACTACGTACGTGAGACGCCCATCACATTCGATACCGCGGTTCTCACTCCGGAAGAGCGCCGCCCTTGGCTGCTCTCCCACCCTGAAGACGGCCCGTATCGCCTGTTGGTTGCCGTGTGCGCGGACTCACAGGAAATTCTGGGGTACGCCACATCCAGCCCTTACCGGCCGAAGGCCGCCTACTCGACGTCGGTGGAGGTGTCGGTGTACCTCCGCCCGGACGCGGGCGGCCGCGGCGTCGGCACGCTCCTCTACAAGGCGCTCTTCGCGGCGCTGGCCGGGGAGGACCTGCACCGGGCGTACGCGGGCGTGGCCCAGCCGAACGAAGCGTCCGTGCGGCTGCACGAACGCTTCGGTTTCCGGTACGTCGGCACGTACCGCGAGGTGGGCCGCAAGTTCGGCCGGTACTGGGACGTGGCCTGGTACGAGAAGGAGCTGTGA
- a CDS encoding dioxygenase family protein: protein MSAVSQVPAERMPALYLSHGAPPLADDPVWPGELAAWSAGLPRPKAILMVSAHWEEAPLALGAVDPVPLVYDFWGFPEHYYRVTYGAPGAPALAESVRKLLRAPGVPVQDIPDRGLDHGAYVPLVEMFPDADIPVLQISMPTLDPVALMDIGRKLAPLRDEGVLIVGSGFFTHNLAALRHSGVPSWSAEFDDWGRRAMEDRDWDSLLDFLHKAPAGRYAHPRTEHFAPLFVTMGAAEVAGELDTQKSVIDGFWMGLAKRSVQFG from the coding sequence ATGTCCGCCGTATCCCAGGTGCCCGCGGAGCGGATGCCCGCCCTGTATCTCAGCCACGGCGCCCCGCCGCTCGCCGACGACCCGGTCTGGCCCGGCGAACTCGCCGCCTGGTCCGCGGGACTGCCCCGCCCCAAGGCGATCCTCATGGTCTCCGCCCACTGGGAGGAGGCCCCCCTCGCCCTCGGCGCGGTCGACCCCGTCCCGCTGGTCTACGACTTCTGGGGCTTCCCCGAGCACTACTACCGGGTGACGTACGGCGCCCCCGGCGCGCCCGCGCTCGCCGAGAGCGTCCGCAAGCTGCTGCGCGCCCCCGGGGTTCCCGTACAGGACATCCCCGACCGCGGCCTGGACCACGGCGCCTACGTGCCGCTCGTCGAGATGTTCCCGGACGCCGACATCCCCGTGCTCCAGATCTCGATGCCGACCCTCGACCCGGTCGCGCTCATGGACATCGGCCGCAAGCTGGCGCCCCTGCGCGACGAGGGCGTCCTGATCGTCGGCTCCGGGTTCTTCACCCACAACCTCGCCGCGCTGCGGCACAGCGGGGTGCCGAGCTGGTCGGCGGAGTTCGACGACTGGGGACGGCGGGCCATGGAGGACCGTGACTGGGACTCCCTGCTCGACTTCCTGCACAAGGCCCCGGCCGGCCGGTACGCCCACCCGCGCACCGAGCACTTCGCGCCGCTCTTCGTGACCATGGGCGCGGCGGAGGTCGCCGGCGAGCTGGACACGCAGAAGTCGGTGATCGACGGGTTCTGGATGGGGCTGGCGAAGCGGTCGGTGCAGTTCGGCTGA
- a CDS encoding MarR family winged helix-turn-helix transcriptional regulator, giving the protein MKNASAVEPQWLTAGEQLVWRSYLHATTLLEDHLDRQLQRDAGMPHIYYGLLVKLAESPGRRLRMTELAMDAKITRSRLSHAVARLEKNGWVRREDCPSDKRGQFAVLTDQGLEVLRRAAPGHVAVVRAALFDRLTPEQQKSLGEIMEIVAEGLQPNEAGADLPWLR; this is encoded by the coding sequence ATGAAGAACGCATCCGCCGTCGAGCCCCAGTGGCTCACCGCCGGGGAACAGCTCGTCTGGCGGTCCTACCTCCATGCCACCACCCTCCTGGAGGACCACCTCGACCGCCAGCTCCAGCGTGACGCGGGCATGCCGCACATCTACTACGGCCTGCTGGTCAAGCTCGCCGAGTCCCCCGGGCGCCGGCTGCGGATGACCGAGCTGGCCATGGACGCGAAGATCACCCGGTCCCGTCTCTCGCACGCCGTCGCCCGCCTGGAGAAGAACGGCTGGGTGCGCCGCGAGGACTGCCCCTCCGACAAGCGCGGCCAGTTCGCCGTCCTGACCGACCAGGGTCTGGAGGTCCTCAGGCGGGCCGCGCCGGGCCATGTCGCCGTCGTCCGCGCCGCGCTCTTCGACCGGCTCACCCCCGAACAGCAGAAGTCCCTCGGCGAGATCATGGAGATCGTCGCCGAGGGACTTCAGCCCAACGAAGCGGGTGCGGACCTGCCCTGGCTCCGCTAG
- a CDS encoding MFS transporter has protein sequence MSQTAQKAPGATGVPDPNRWKALAFIAIAQLMVVLDATIVNIAMPSAQQDLGISDGNRQWIVTAYALAFGGLLLFGGRIADLWGRKRAFVTGLGGFAVASALGGAATNEAMMFGARALQGAFGALLAPAALSLLAVMFTDAKERAKAFGIYGAIAGGGGAVGLILGGFLTEYLDWRWTFFVNIPFAIVAAAGAYFVIREPEGGRNRSALDIPGVVLSTLGLVSLVYGFTRAESDGWSDSVTVGMFVASAVLLAAFVVVESKVKAPLLPLRVITERNRGGVYLSLGLAIIAMFGLFLFLTYYLQIVKGYSPVKTGFAFLPMIAGMITGSTQIGTRLMTRVAPRLLMGPGFLVAALGMLFLTRLDIGSSYAAVLLPAMLLLGLGMGTAFMPAMSLATYGIEPRDAGVASAMVNTSQQVGGAIGTALLNTIAASATTAYIKDHMASATSGPQQKLVQLEGMVEGYTSAIWFAVGILVAAAAIAFTLVNAGKPDMGAGAVAGSGDQEAEGAVPVMAH, from the coding sequence ATGTCTCAAACAGCCCAGAAGGCCCCCGGCGCGACCGGCGTCCCCGATCCCAACCGCTGGAAAGCGCTGGCCTTCATCGCCATCGCCCAGCTCATGGTCGTCCTCGACGCGACCATCGTGAACATCGCGATGCCCTCCGCCCAGCAGGACCTGGGCATCTCCGACGGCAACCGGCAGTGGATCGTCACCGCCTACGCCCTCGCCTTCGGTGGTCTGCTGCTCTTCGGCGGCCGGATCGCCGACCTGTGGGGCCGTAAGCGCGCCTTCGTCACCGGTCTCGGCGGCTTCGCCGTGGCCTCCGCGCTCGGTGGCGCGGCCACCAACGAGGCGATGATGTTCGGCGCCCGCGCGCTCCAGGGCGCGTTCGGCGCGCTGCTCGCGCCCGCCGCGCTCTCGCTGCTCGCCGTGATGTTCACGGACGCCAAGGAGCGTGCCAAGGCGTTCGGCATCTACGGCGCGATCGCCGGTGGTGGCGGTGCCGTCGGTCTGATCCTCGGCGGATTCCTCACCGAGTACCTGGACTGGCGCTGGACGTTCTTCGTCAACATCCCGTTCGCGATCGTCGCCGCGGCCGGCGCGTACTTCGTCATCCGTGAGCCGGAGGGCGGCCGCAACCGTTCCGCGCTCGACATCCCGGGTGTCGTCCTGTCCACGCTCGGCCTGGTCTCGCTGGTCTACGGCTTCACGCGCGCCGAGTCGGACGGCTGGAGCGACTCCGTGACCGTCGGCATGTTCGTCGCCTCGGCGGTGCTGCTGGCCGCGTTCGTCGTCGTCGAGTCCAAGGTCAAGGCGCCGCTGCTGCCGCTGCGCGTCATCACCGAGCGCAACCGCGGCGGTGTCTACCTCTCCCTCGGCCTCGCGATCATCGCGATGTTCGGCCTGTTCCTCTTCCTCACCTACTACCTCCAGATCGTGAAGGGCTACTCGCCGGTCAAGACCGGCTTCGCCTTCCTGCCGATGATCGCGGGCATGATCACGGGCTCCACCCAGATCGGCACCCGGCTGATGACCCGGGTCGCGCCGCGGCTGCTGATGGGCCCGGGCTTCCTGGTCGCCGCGCTCGGCATGCTGTTCCTGACCCGCCTGGACATCGGTTCCTCGTACGCGGCCGTCCTGCTGCCGGCGATGCTGCTGCTCGGCCTCGGCATGGGTACGGCGTTCATGCCGGCGATGTCCCTGGCCACGTACGGCATCGAGCCGCGTGACGCCGGTGTCGCCTCCGCGATGGTCAACACCTCGCAGCAGGTGGGCGGCGCGATCGGCACCGCCCTGCTGAACACGATCGCCGCGTCCGCGACCACGGCGTACATCAAGGACCACATGGCCTCCGCGACCTCCGGGCCGCAGCAGAAGCTCGTGCAGTTGGAGGGCATGGTCGAGGGCTACACCAGCGCGATCTGGTTCGCCGTCGGGATCCTGGTGGCCGCCGCGGCGATCGCCTTCACCCTCGTCAACGCCGGCAAGCCCGACATGGGCGCGGGCGCGGTGGCCGGTTCGGGCGACCAGGAGGCCGAGGGCGCGGTGCCGGTGATGGCCCACTGA
- a CDS encoding TetR/AcrR family transcriptional regulator — METATATPAVRKAPRPRADALRNRERIVTAAREMFVELGPDVPLDDIARRAGVGNATVYRNFPDRDALVREVVCSVLDRTVQAGQLALAESGDAFGALERFVHVAADERISALCPMVASTFDQHHPDLEAARERAEQIIEQVMNRAKEAGQLRTDVGVGDLMIAVAQLSRPPAGTACLSADRFVHRHLQLFLDGLRAPARSALPGTAVTMEDLRQAQ, encoded by the coding sequence GTGGAGACCGCGACCGCGACACCCGCCGTGCGCAAGGCACCCCGGCCCCGCGCCGACGCTCTGCGCAATCGGGAGCGGATCGTCACCGCCGCCCGCGAGATGTTCGTAGAGCTGGGCCCGGACGTCCCGCTCGACGACATCGCCCGCCGGGCCGGCGTCGGCAACGCCACGGTGTACCGCAACTTCCCCGACCGTGACGCACTGGTTCGCGAGGTCGTCTGCTCGGTGCTGGACCGTACGGTCCAGGCCGGTCAGCTCGCGCTCGCCGAGTCGGGCGACGCGTTCGGGGCGCTGGAACGGTTCGTGCACGTCGCCGCCGACGAGCGGATCAGCGCGCTGTGCCCGATGGTCGCCAGCACCTTCGACCAGCACCACCCCGACCTGGAGGCCGCCCGCGAACGTGCTGAGCAGATCATCGAGCAGGTCATGAACCGCGCCAAGGAGGCCGGGCAGCTCCGGACCGACGTCGGTGTCGGCGACCTGATGATCGCGGTGGCCCAGCTCAGCCGGCCCCCGGCGGGCACCGCCTGTCTGAGCGCCGACCGGTTCGTCCACCGGCATCTCCAGCTGTTCCTGGACGGGCTGCGGGCCCCCGCCCGCTCCGCCCTGCCGGGCACGGCCGTGACCATGGAGGATCTGCGCCAGGCCCAGTGA
- a CDS encoding M6 family metalloprotease domain-containing protein, giving the protein MQPQPETERPSPARAGEPLRRRIRPRRAAALASVTVLTLAVSTSAGTGRLTPPAGSTPAGAGPVSLARSSALAPCMITGDAAVQMSEGVPTPGGYARSTGTVRALTLMIDFPDAPGRGSARSRYEEFFPQTREWFRTASYGRLDYRAETPIKRWLRMPKPFRAYGIERGAPFDPGYRELVQDIVAAADPTVDFRAYDLLNVLVTPNAGPSALDTVLSVTFAGNREAPVADGVPVANASFVYSRQDDGSGSYDRTGYRVLPHENGHVFGLPDLYTQEGGGAVGHWDIMSEDWGANNDLLGWHKWKLGWLDATQIACAAQPGTTTEYTLTPLSRTGGPKLVFVPTGPRTGYAVELRTRGGNDETVCRPGILIYKVDADVDTGMGPVTVYDSRTDSGGCTRSPNVHAELSDAPFTPGESFLDRKRDIRITVTGADVKGDYRVRVSRG; this is encoded by the coding sequence ATGCAGCCGCAGCCCGAGACCGAGCGACCCTCCCCGGCCCGTGCCGGGGAACCGCTCCGCCGACGGATACGCCCGCGCCGCGCCGCCGCCCTCGCCTCCGTGACCGTCCTGACCCTCGCCGTCAGCACCTCCGCCGGCACCGGCCGGCTCACCCCGCCCGCCGGATCCACCCCGGCCGGCGCCGGCCCCGTCTCGCTGGCCCGCTCCTCCGCCCTCGCCCCCTGCATGATCACCGGCGACGCCGCCGTACAGATGTCGGAGGGCGTCCCCACACCCGGCGGCTACGCGCGCTCCACCGGCACCGTCCGCGCCCTCACCCTGATGATCGACTTCCCGGACGCCCCCGGCCGGGGCAGCGCCCGCTCCCGCTACGAGGAGTTCTTCCCGCAGACCCGAGAGTGGTTCCGCACCGCGTCCTACGGCCGCCTCGACTACCGCGCCGAGACCCCGATCAAGCGCTGGCTGCGGATGCCGAAGCCGTTCCGCGCGTACGGCATAGAGCGCGGCGCGCCCTTCGATCCCGGCTACCGCGAACTCGTCCAGGACATCGTGGCCGCCGCGGACCCGACGGTGGACTTCCGCGCGTACGACCTGCTGAACGTGCTGGTGACCCCGAACGCGGGCCCGTCGGCGCTGGACACGGTCCTGTCGGTGACGTTCGCCGGGAACCGCGAGGCCCCGGTCGCCGACGGTGTGCCGGTCGCCAACGCGTCCTTCGTCTACTCCCGCCAGGACGACGGCTCCGGCTCCTACGACCGCACCGGCTACCGCGTCCTCCCCCACGAGAACGGGCACGTCTTCGGCCTGCCCGACCTCTACACCCAGGAGGGCGGGGGCGCGGTCGGCCACTGGGACATCATGAGCGAGGACTGGGGCGCCAACAACGACCTCCTCGGCTGGCACAAGTGGAAGCTCGGCTGGCTGGACGCGACGCAGATCGCCTGCGCGGCCCAGCCCGGCACGACGACGGAGTACACCCTCACCCCGCTCTCCCGCACCGGCGGCCCCAAACTCGTCTTCGTCCCGACGGGCCCGCGCACCGGCTACGCCGTCGAACTGCGCACCCGCGGCGGCAACGACGAGACGGTGTGCCGCCCCGGCATCCTGATCTACAAGGTCGACGCGGACGTCGACACCGGCATGGGCCCGGTGACCGTCTACGACTCCCGCACCGACAGCGGCGGCTGCACCCGCAGCCCCAACGTCCACGCGGAACTCTCCGACGCCCCGTTCACCCCCGGCGAGTCCTTCCTCGACCGCAAACGCGACATCCGCATCACGGTGACGGGGGCGGACGTGAAGGGGGATTACCGGGTGCGGGTCAGCAGGGGCTGA